In one Inquilinus sp. Marseille-Q2685 genomic region, the following are encoded:
- a CDS encoding ATP-binding protein, translated as MTAVERHPIAAPAARPAAPHRWRSWAVFAAFGAALFAAVVWLAGPVGRDRALGEIARSAEAALGLHVAMLRSELEKQRSLPFVLAQDPDVRAALTASNDRQRLDGINAKFEALSQGTRAAVIYLLDRGGTAIAASNWREPISFVGQHYAFRAYYQRAVETGSAEFFAMGTMSRKPGSYLSRRIDGPTGLLGVIVVKVEFDEMEEAWGRFAETAFVTDERNVVLLTDVPEWRFRSFGPLPEAERAAVRESLQYGAAPLDPLPITPDAASPRPGAVTATLPGARMPGRFLALSAPVPTTGWSLHLLAPTSPAVGRAVMDTRLIAGLVTLLALAAAAALLYRRNRALTNAARQAAARAELERRVAERTRALNDANQRLTEEIEERRRAEQRRQQLQEELTQANRLAILGQVAASVAHEINQPVAAIRAYADNASVFLDRDKREAVRENLSTIAGLTERVGTITQHLRAFSRKATNRIEATSCADAVEGALILTRPRIRRQSVRLVQDLPREDVRVVAERVRLEQILVNLLQNALDAVAGLPEPEIRIAVDATVDAGGVEEVRIAVSDTGKGLDPDTMKALFIPFATSKPAGLGLGLVICQDIAREFGGSIAAANRDGGGAVFTVTLRRAQ; from the coding sequence ATGACCGCCGTTGAGCGCCACCCGATCGCCGCCCCAGCAGCCCGGCCCGCCGCGCCGCACCGGTGGCGCAGCTGGGCGGTCTTCGCGGCGTTCGGCGCCGCCCTGTTCGCCGCCGTGGTCTGGCTGGCCGGGCCGGTCGGGCGCGACCGGGCGCTGGGCGAGATCGCGCGCTCGGCCGAGGCGGCGCTGGGCCTGCATGTGGCGATGCTGCGCAGCGAGCTGGAGAAACAGCGCTCCCTGCCCTTCGTCCTGGCCCAGGACCCGGATGTCCGCGCCGCGCTGACCGCGTCGAACGACCGGCAGCGGCTGGATGGGATCAACGCCAAGTTCGAGGCGCTGAGCCAGGGCACGCGGGCGGCGGTGATCTATCTGCTGGACCGCGGCGGCACCGCGATCGCGGCCAGCAACTGGCGCGAGCCGATCAGCTTCGTCGGCCAGCATTACGCCTTCCGCGCCTATTACCAGCGTGCGGTCGAGACCGGCTCGGCCGAGTTCTTCGCCATGGGCACGATGAGCCGCAAGCCGGGCTCATACCTGTCGCGCCGGATCGACGGCCCCACCGGCCTGCTGGGCGTGATCGTGGTCAAGGTCGAGTTCGACGAGATGGAGGAGGCCTGGGGCCGTTTCGCCGAGACCGCCTTCGTCACCGACGAGCGCAACGTCGTGCTGCTGACCGACGTGCCGGAATGGCGCTTCCGCAGCTTCGGCCCGCTGCCGGAGGCGGAGCGCGCGGCGGTGCGCGAGAGCCTGCAATACGGCGCCGCCCCGCTCGATCCGCTGCCGATCACGCCGGATGCGGCCTCGCCCCGGCCCGGGGCGGTGACCGCGACGCTGCCGGGCGCGCGCATGCCCGGCCGCTTCCTCGCCCTTTCGGCCCCGGTGCCGACCACCGGCTGGAGCCTGCATCTGCTGGCGCCGACCTCGCCCGCCGTCGGCCGCGCCGTGATGGACACGCGGCTGATCGCCGGGCTGGTGACGCTGCTGGCCCTGGCCGCCGCCGCCGCCCTGCTCTACCGCCGCAACCGCGCCCTGACCAACGCGGCGCGGCAGGCGGCGGCGCGGGCGGAGCTGGAGCGCCGCGTCGCCGAGCGCACCCGGGCGCTGAACGACGCCAACCAGCGCCTGACCGAGGAGATCGAGGAGCGGCGCCGGGCCGAGCAGCGGCGACAACAGCTGCAGGAGGAGCTGACCCAGGCCAACCGCCTGGCCATCCTGGGCCAGGTCGCGGCCAGCGTGGCGCATGAGATCAACCAGCCAGTGGCCGCGATCCGCGCCTATGCGGACAACGCGTCGGTGTTCCTCGACCGCGACAAGCGGGAGGCGGTGCGCGAGAACCTGTCGACCATCGCCGGGCTGACCGAGCGGGTCGGCACCATCACCCAGCACCTCCGCGCCTTCTCGCGCAAGGCGACCAACCGGATCGAGGCCACCTCCTGCGCCGATGCGGTCGAGGGCGCGCTGATCCTGACCCGGCCGCGGATCCGCCGCCAGTCGGTGCGGCTGGTGCAGGACCTGCCGCGGGAAGACGTCCGGGTGGTGGCGGAGCGGGTTCGGCTCGAACAGATCCTGGTCAACCTGCTGCAGAATGCGCTCGATGCCGTCGCCGGCCTGCCCGAGCCCGAGATCCGCATCGCAGTGGACGCCACCGTGGACGCAGGGGGGGTCGAGGAGGTTAGGATCGCGGTTTCCGACACGGGCAAGGGCCTCGACCCCGACACGATGAAGGCGCTGTTCATCCCCTTCGCCACCTCCAAGCCGGCCGGGCTGGGCCTCGGCCTGGTGATCTGCCAGGACATCGCGCGCGAGTTCGGCGGCAGCATCGCCGCCGCCAACCGGGACGGCGGCGGGGCCGTGTTCACCGTGACGCTGAGACGGGCGCAATGA
- a CDS encoding sigma-54 dependent transcriptional regulator, giving the protein MSAGQVVFVDDEAEIRHANVQSLELAGFEVTALDSARAALAAVDRDFPGAVVTDIRMPETDGLALFGQLRERDPDLPVILITGHGDIAMAVGAMRDGAYDFLAKPYPAERLVDSVRRAVEKRRLVIENRRLRAALEAADDLAFLGDTPEMERLRDTVRNVADADVDVLVLGETGSGKEVVAEALHRWSRRRSKPLVALNCGALPESVIESELFGHEAGAFTGAQKRRIGRIEHADGGTLFLDEVESMPAALQVKLLRVLEERAVEPLGTNERRPLDLRVVAATKTDLAAASQEGTFRADLYYRLNVVTLRIPPLRERRADIPLLFAHFLARAAERFRRDPPPLGDAVRRHLLDHDWPGNVRELAHFADRVALGLGGIDAPPPPEAPASLPERVERYEAARLREARAAHRGDARAPTEALGLPRKTFYDKLTRHGIDPNDYRAEPIGKRAG; this is encoded by the coding sequence ATGAGCGCGGGGCAGGTCGTCTTCGTCGACGACGAGGCCGAGATCCGGCATGCCAATGTGCAGAGCCTGGAGCTGGCCGGCTTCGAGGTCACGGCGCTGGACTCCGCCCGCGCCGCCCTCGCCGCGGTCGACCGCGACTTCCCGGGCGCCGTGGTCACCGACATCCGCATGCCGGAGACCGACGGGCTGGCGCTGTTCGGCCAGCTCCGTGAGCGCGACCCCGACCTGCCCGTGATCCTGATCACCGGCCACGGCGACATCGCCATGGCGGTCGGCGCGATGCGGGACGGCGCCTACGACTTCCTGGCCAAGCCCTACCCGGCCGAGCGGCTGGTCGACAGCGTCCGCCGGGCGGTGGAGAAGCGGCGCCTGGTGATCGAGAACCGGCGGCTGCGCGCGGCGCTGGAAGCGGCCGACGACCTCGCCTTCCTGGGCGACACGCCCGAGATGGAGCGGCTGCGCGATACCGTGCGCAACGTGGCGGACGCCGATGTCGACGTGCTGGTGCTGGGCGAGACCGGGTCGGGCAAGGAGGTGGTGGCAGAGGCGCTGCACCGCTGGAGCCGCCGCCGGTCGAAGCCGCTGGTGGCGCTGAACTGCGGCGCGCTGCCGGAGAGCGTGATCGAGAGCGAGCTGTTCGGCCACGAGGCCGGCGCCTTCACCGGGGCGCAGAAGCGCCGCATCGGCCGGATCGAGCACGCCGATGGCGGCACCTTGTTCCTCGACGAGGTCGAGAGTATGCCGGCGGCGCTGCAGGTGAAGCTGCTGCGGGTGCTGGAGGAGCGGGCGGTGGAGCCGCTGGGCACCAATGAGCGCCGGCCGCTGGACCTGCGCGTGGTTGCCGCCACCAAGACCGACCTCGCCGCCGCGTCGCAGGAGGGGACGTTCCGGGCCGATCTCTACTACCGGCTCAACGTGGTGACGCTGCGCATCCCGCCTCTGCGCGAGCGCCGGGCCGACATCCCGCTGCTGTTCGCGCATTTCCTGGCCCGCGCCGCCGAACGCTTCCGCCGCGACCCGCCGCCGCTGGGCGACGCGGTGCGGCGGCACCTGCTGGACCATGACTGGCCGGGCAACGTCCGCGAGCTGGCGCATTTCGCCGACCGGGTGGCGCTCGGCCTCGGCGGCATCGACGCACCGCCGCCGCCCGAGGCGCCGGCCAGCCTGCCGGAGCGGGTCGAGCGCTACGAGGCCGCCCGGCTGCGCGAGGCGCGGGCGGCGCACAGGGGCGATGCCCGCGCCCCCACCGAGGCCCTCGGCCTGCCGCGCAAGACCTTCTACGACAAGCTGACCCGCCACGGCATCGACCCGAACGACTACCGGGCGGAGCCGATCGGGAAACGAGCGGGGTGA
- the dxs gene encoding 1-deoxy-D-xylulose-5-phosphate synthase, which translates to MKPVTPLLDTIHTPEDLRLLPASDVKQVADELRAETIDAVSTTGGHLGAGLGVVELTVALHRVFDTPRDKLIWDVGHQAYPHKILTGRRDRIRTLRQGGGLSGFTKRSESEYDPFGAAHSSTSISAGLGMAVARDLKGEDFRVVAVIGDGAMSAGMAYEAMNNAGALKSRLVVILNDNDMSIAPPVGAMSAYLSRLISSRSYRSLRHLMRDVTAVFPKPVARAAKRAEEYARGFVTGGTMFEELGFYYVGPIDGHNLDHLLPVLENVRDADDGPVLVHVVTQKGKGYGPAEAAPDKYHGVTRFDVITGAQSKPKSNAPSYTGVFAQALIQEAEEDERIVAVTAAMPSGTGLDKFAQRFPNRSFDVGIAEQHAVTFAAGMATEGFRPFCAIYSTFLQRAYDQVVHDVAIQHLPVRFAIDRAGLVGADGATHAGAFDISYLGCLPGMVLMAAADEAELVHMVATAAALDDRPSAFRYPRGDGVGVELPARGRPLALGKGRVLREGTTIALLSYGTRLQECLAAADALGGMGLSTTVADARFAKPLDTELVGQLARHHAVLITVEEGAEGGFGSIVLHHLARAGLLDNGLKVRPMTLPDRFQDHDKPELQYAEAALSAQDIVATAAAALGLDAPATGVIRA; encoded by the coding sequence ATGAAGCCAGTCACGCCGCTGCTCGACACCATCCATACCCCCGAAGACCTCCGACTCCTGCCGGCTTCCGACGTGAAGCAGGTCGCCGACGAGCTGAGGGCCGAGACCATCGACGCGGTCTCGACCACGGGCGGCCATCTCGGCGCCGGGCTCGGCGTGGTCGAGCTCACCGTCGCCCTGCACCGGGTGTTCGACACGCCGCGGGACAAGCTGATCTGGGATGTCGGCCACCAGGCCTATCCGCACAAGATCCTGACCGGGCGGCGCGATCGCATCCGCACCCTGCGCCAGGGCGGCGGCCTGTCCGGCTTCACCAAGCGGTCGGAGAGCGAGTACGACCCGTTCGGCGCGGCGCACAGCTCGACCTCGATCTCGGCCGGCCTCGGCATGGCCGTGGCGCGGGACCTGAAGGGCGAGGACTTCCGAGTCGTCGCCGTGATCGGCGACGGCGCGATGAGCGCCGGCATGGCCTATGAGGCGATGAACAACGCCGGCGCACTGAAGAGCCGCCTGGTCGTCATCCTCAACGACAACGACATGTCGATCGCCCCGCCGGTCGGCGCCATGAGCGCCTATCTGTCGCGGCTGATCTCCTCGCGCTCCTACCGCTCGCTGCGGCACCTGATGCGCGACGTCACCGCGGTGTTCCCGAAGCCGGTGGCGCGCGCCGCCAAGCGGGCCGAGGAATACGCCCGCGGCTTCGTCACCGGCGGCACCATGTTCGAGGAGCTGGGCTTCTACTATGTCGGCCCGATCGACGGGCACAATCTCGACCACCTGCTGCCGGTGCTCGAGAATGTCCGCGACGCCGATGACGGCCCGGTGCTGGTCCATGTCGTCACCCAGAAGGGCAAGGGCTACGGCCCGGCCGAGGCGGCGCCGGACAAGTATCACGGCGTCACCCGCTTCGACGTCATCACCGGCGCCCAGTCCAAGCCGAAGAGCAACGCGCCGAGCTACACCGGCGTCTTCGCCCAGGCCCTGATCCAGGAGGCGGAGGAGGATGAGCGCATCGTCGCCGTCACCGCCGCCATGCCCTCGGGCACCGGCCTTGACAAGTTCGCCCAGCGCTTCCCGAACCGCAGCTTCGACGTCGGCATCGCCGAGCAGCATGCGGTGACCTTCGCGGCGGGCATGGCGACCGAAGGCTTCAGGCCGTTCTGCGCGATCTATTCGACCTTCCTGCAGCGCGCCTACGACCAGGTGGTGCACGACGTGGCGATCCAGCACCTGCCGGTGCGCTTCGCCATCGACCGGGCCGGGCTGGTCGGCGCCGACGGCGCCACCCATGCCGGCGCCTTCGATATCTCCTATCTCGGCTGCCTGCCCGGCATGGTGCTGATGGCCGCGGCCGACGAGGCCGAGCTGGTGCATATGGTGGCCACCGCTGCCGCGCTGGACGACCGGCCCTCTGCCTTCCGCTACCCCCGCGGCGACGGCGTCGGCGTCGAGCTGCCGGCCCGCGGCCGGCCGCTGGCGCTCGGCAAGGGCCGCGTGCTGCGCGAAGGCACGACCATCGCGCTGCTCAGCTACGGCACCCGGCTGCAGGAATGCCTGGCGGCGGCCGATGCCCTGGGCGGGATGGGCCTGTCGACCACCGTCGCCGACGCCCGCTTCGCCAAGCCGCTCGACACCGAGCTGGTCGGTCAGCTGGCCCGCCACCACGCCGTGCTGATCACGGTGGAGGAGGGGGCCGAAGGCGGCTTCGGCAGCATCGTGCTGCATCACCTGGCCCGCGCCGGCCTGCTGGACAACGGGCTGAAGGTTCGGCCGATGACGCTGCCGGACCGGTTCCAGGACCACGACAAGCCGGAGCTGCAATATGCCGAGGCGGCGCTGTCGGCGCAGGACATCGTCGCCACCGCCGCGGCGGCGCTCGGCCTTGACGCTCCGGCCACGGGCGTCATCCGGGCCTGA
- a CDS encoding BPTD_3080 family restriction endonuclease, translating to MSQFFESPILNSPYEAPGRHWELDANGQPTTLIVPRRRPSALVSPIPKPKKVRGKAVQPDLLADADTGQEYNPTEVINGIRSAVESWRTLPESQWQVTPSTARLLRHWRSHEFANQRPFFCQIEAVETVIWLTEVAPRNSSQGRRFWTHLDAANAASNPELLRLALKLATGAGKTTVMAMLIAWQTVNAVRHPNARRFSKGFLVVTPGITIKDRLRVLLPNDPDSYYKSREIVPEDMLPDLGRAKIVIINYHAFKKKDELPLNKVQQAALRATPRPESDGAMIRRVAGELMGLKNIVVLNDEAHHCYRERPLTPEEQAALKGDDLAAAKQNNEAARLWISGLEAVKRELGLQMVYDLSATPFFLKGSGYREGSLFGWVMSDFSLMDAIECGIVKLPRVPIMDNVPGGDTPLFRNLWEHVGKHLPKKGRASEKGLDPQKLPNQLLTAIDALYGHYEKTHKLWREAGISVDPVFIVVCNNTATSKLVHDYIAGYVRDNGDGTETPVAGRCPLFRNFDPDGAALPRMRTLLIDSQQLESGEAISAEFKEAAKEEIARFKEELIQRTGDRRAAEAVGDDAILREVMNTVGRKGALGEGIRCVVSVSMLTEGWDANTVTHVLGVRAFGTQLLCEQVIGRALRRQSYALQPDGKFKVEYADVLGIPFDFTAQPVVSKPSKPDDMVRVHAVSPERDALEIRFPRVEGYRAELPQDTLTAAFTADSTLELTPELVGATETINAGIIGEQADLTLEHLAEQRPATIALKLAVRILQRHLTDADKVPQQHLIMPLKSIVRRWMTDHLVCSGGTYPAQLLYYNIADRAAERIMAAITRGQEGGGVVKVMLDPYNPTGSTRHVGFMTSRDRFQTAPDKCHVNYCVLDSDWEAEFCRVAELHPRVLAYVKNHNLGFEVPYQCGGEVRRYRPDFIVRVDDGRGSDDPLNLVIETKGYRKEDAKDKAATMETYWVPGVNRLGTYGRWAFREFKEVWTIQSEFEAVIRKWLDQVTGVTVTEAAA from the coding sequence ATGAGCCAGTTTTTCGAGTCACCGATCCTCAACTCGCCCTACGAGGCGCCGGGCCGCCATTGGGAGCTCGACGCCAACGGCCAGCCGACGACGCTGATCGTGCCGCGCCGGCGCCCCAGCGCGCTGGTCTCGCCGATCCCGAAGCCGAAGAAGGTCAGGGGCAAGGCGGTGCAGCCCGACCTGCTGGCCGATGCCGACACCGGCCAGGAATACAACCCCACCGAGGTCATCAACGGCATCCGCTCGGCGGTGGAAAGCTGGCGCACGCTGCCCGAGAGCCAGTGGCAGGTGACGCCGTCTACGGCCCGGCTGCTGCGTCACTGGCGCAGCCACGAGTTCGCCAACCAGCGCCCCTTCTTCTGCCAGATCGAGGCGGTCGAGACGGTGATCTGGCTGACCGAGGTGGCGCCGCGCAACTCCTCCCAGGGGCGCCGCTTCTGGACGCATCTGGACGCTGCCAACGCCGCGTCGAACCCCGAACTGCTGCGCCTGGCGCTGAAGCTGGCGACGGGCGCGGGCAAGACCACCGTCATGGCGATGCTGATCGCCTGGCAGACGGTGAACGCGGTGCGCCACCCCAATGCGCGGCGCTTCTCCAAGGGCTTCCTGGTGGTGACGCCCGGGATCACGATCAAGGACCGGCTGCGGGTCCTGCTGCCCAACGATCCCGACAGCTACTACAAGTCGCGCGAGATCGTGCCCGAGGACATGCTGCCCGACCTCGGCCGCGCCAAGATCGTCATCATCAATTATCACGCCTTCAAGAAAAAGGACGAGCTGCCGCTGAACAAGGTACAGCAGGCGGCGCTGCGCGCCACGCCCAGGCCCGAGAGCGATGGTGCGATGATCCGCCGCGTGGCGGGCGAACTGATGGGGCTGAAGAACATCGTCGTGCTGAACGACGAGGCGCATCACTGCTATCGCGAGCGCCCGCTGACGCCGGAGGAGCAGGCCGCGCTGAAGGGCGACGACCTCGCCGCGGCGAAGCAGAACAACGAGGCCGCACGGCTGTGGATCTCCGGCCTCGAGGCAGTGAAGCGCGAGCTCGGCCTGCAGATGGTCTACGACCTGTCGGCCACGCCCTTCTTCCTCAAGGGCTCGGGCTACCGCGAGGGGTCGCTGTTCGGCTGGGTGATGAGCGACTTCTCGCTGATGGATGCGATCGAGTGCGGCATCGTCAAGCTGCCGCGCGTGCCGATCATGGACAACGTGCCGGGCGGCGACACGCCCCTGTTCCGCAACCTGTGGGAGCATGTCGGCAAGCACCTGCCGAAGAAGGGGCGCGCCAGCGAGAAGGGGCTGGACCCGCAGAAGCTGCCGAACCAGCTGCTGACCGCGATCGACGCGCTCTACGGCCATTACGAGAAGACCCATAAGCTGTGGCGGGAGGCCGGGATCAGCGTCGACCCGGTCTTCATCGTGGTGTGCAACAACACCGCCACCTCCAAGCTGGTGCACGACTACATCGCCGGCTACGTCCGCGACAACGGCGACGGCACCGAGACGCCGGTCGCCGGCCGCTGCCCGCTGTTCCGCAACTTCGATCCGGACGGCGCCGCTCTGCCGCGCATGCGCACCCTGCTGATCGACAGCCAGCAGCTGGAATCGGGCGAGGCGATCTCGGCCGAGTTCAAGGAGGCCGCGAAGGAGGAGATCGCCCGCTTCAAGGAGGAGCTGATCCAGCGCACAGGCGACCGCAGGGCAGCCGAGGCGGTCGGCGACGACGCGATCCTGCGCGAGGTGATGAACACCGTCGGCCGCAAGGGCGCGCTGGGCGAAGGCATCCGCTGCGTCGTCTCGGTGTCGATGCTGACCGAGGGGTGGGACGCCAACACCGTGACCCATGTGCTGGGCGTCCGCGCCTTCGGCACCCAGCTGCTGTGCGAGCAGGTGATCGGCCGGGCGCTGCGCCGCCAATCCTACGCCCTGCAACCGGACGGCAAGTTCAAGGTCGAATACGCCGACGTGCTGGGCATCCCCTTCGACTTCACCGCCCAGCCGGTGGTGTCGAAGCCGTCGAAGCCGGACGACATGGTGCGCGTCCATGCCGTCAGCCCTGAGCGCGACGCGCTGGAGATCCGTTTCCCGCGGGTCGAAGGCTATCGCGCCGAGCTGCCGCAGGACACCTTGACCGCCGCATTCACGGCCGACAGCACGCTGGAGCTGACGCCCGAGCTGGTCGGGGCGACCGAGACGATCAACGCCGGCATCATCGGCGAGCAGGCGGACCTGACGCTCGAACACCTGGCCGAGCAGCGCCCGGCAACGATCGCCCTCAAGCTTGCCGTGCGCATCCTGCAGCGGCACCTGACCGACGCCGACAAAGTGCCGCAGCAGCATCTGATCATGCCGCTGAAGTCGATCGTCCGCCGCTGGATGACGGATCACCTGGTCTGTTCGGGCGGCACCTATCCGGCGCAGCTGCTCTACTACAACATCGCCGACCGGGCGGCGGAGCGCATCATGGCCGCGATCACCCGCGGCCAGGAGGGCGGCGGGGTCGTCAAGGTGATGCTGGATCCTTATAACCCGACCGGCTCGACCCGGCATGTCGGCTTCATGACCTCGCGCGACCGGTTCCAGACCGCGCCCGACAAATGCCACGTCAATTATTGCGTCCTGGACAGCGACTGGGAGGCCGAGTTCTGCCGGGTGGCGGAGCTGCACCCGCGCGTCCTGGCCTATGTGAAGAACCACAATCTCGGCTTCGAGGTGCCCTACCAGTGCGGCGGCGAGGTGCGGCGCTATCGCCCCGACTTCATCGTCCGGGTGGATGACGGCCGCGGCTCCGACGATCCGCTGAACCTCGTCATCGAGACCAAGGGCTATCGCAAGGAAGACGCCAAGGATA